The following DNA comes from Phytohabitans rumicis.
GGCGCAGAACAGCAGACGAAGGCGCGTGCAGGCGGACCATGAGACCTCGGCCAGCAGCGTCAGCACCGACGGCACCACCTGCAGCACGCTGACCCGGTGCTCGGCGACGGCCCGGAGCATGGCCTCCGGGTCCTCCTCCGCGCCCGGCGGCGCCATGACCACCGCTCCCCCGCTGACCAGCGGGGCGAGCAGCTCCCACACGTGCGCGTCGAAGCTGCTCCTGGTCTTGTGCAGCATGCGGTCGGCCGGGCCGAACCCGTGTTCGCGCACCGCCCACAGCACGCGGTTGGCGATCCCGGCGTGCGTGACCACGGCACCCTTCGGGCGGCCCGTCGAGCCGGAGGTGTAGATGACGTACGCCGGGTCCCCCGGCCCGGGGCCGGTCTCGGTGGTCCCAACGGCGGGTTCGCCGTCCAGCGGCCCGTCGACGAGGACGGCGCCGGTCTCCGCCAGGATCAGCCGGGTCCGCTCATCGGGCAGCGCGGGGTCGAGCGGCACGTAGACGCCTCCCGCCAGCCAGGTGCCGAGCACCGCGACCGGCAGGTCGAGGCCGCGCTCCAGCCGCACGCCCACCGCCGTGCCCGCTCGCACCCCGCGGGCGCGCAGCGCGGCGGCCGTGGCCCGGGCCCGGTGCGCCAGCTCGGCGTAGCTGAGCGAGTCGCCGCCGCTGATGACGGCCGTGGCCCGCGGTGTCCGGCGCGCCTGCGCGAGCACCAGCTCGGGCAGCGGCCGCACGTCGGCCGGGTGCGCCGCGCCGGTCACCGACACCGGCATGTGCGCGGTGGCCACCGGCCGGTCCGGCTCCGCGAGGAGCTCGCCGATCAAGCCGGCGTACTGGTCGAGCAGGCGGCGCACGGTGTCCTCGTCGAACAGCTCCGAGGAGTACTCGAACTCCATCCGCAGCCCGCCGTCCGGCTCCGCCCGGACGTGGGCCGTCAGGTCGAAGTGCGAACCGTCGAGGGAGATCGGCAGGTCGAGCATGTGGGGTGTGGCCTGGTCGGTCGGCATGTTGAAGCAGACCGTGAGGAGGCCGTCCGCCCCGCCCGCCAGCTCGCGGACCAGATACTCGTACGGCACGTCCTGGTGGCCGAAGCCCTCGGTGGCGCCCTCCCGCACCCGGTCGAGCAGCGCGCGGAAGGTCATCGCGCGGTCGATCCGGGTACGCAGCACCGTCACGTTGTTGAACACGCCCAGCACGTGCTCGACCTCGGGACGGGTGCGCCCGGAGGTCGACGAGCCGATCACCACGTCCCGCTCGCCGGTCCAGCGGTGCAGCAACGCGACGAAGCAGGCGAGCAGGGTGAGGTACGGGGTGGCGCCGAGCTCCCGGCCGAGGGCACGGACCGCGTCCACGGTCGGGGCCGGCAGCGGTACGCCAATGGTGGCGCCGTCGAGCGACAGGCGGGCGGTCCGGCGGCGGTCGAACGGCAGCTCCAGCGGCGCAGGCAGGTCGCGCAGCCGCTCCCGCCAGTAGCTCAGCTCCGCCTCGAACCCGCCGCTCCCGGCCTGCTCGCGCTGCCAGGACGTGAAGTCGGCGAACCGGACGGGCGGCTCGGCGGCCGGCAGCAGGCCCCCGATCTCGAACCCGAACCGCTGGAACGACGTGCCATCCATGATCACGTGGTGCGCGGCGATCACCACCATCATCTCGTCGCCGGGCAGCTTCACCAGCTCCACCCGCCACAGTGGAGCGTTCTCGAGGTCGTACTCGCGCATGCCGGTCGCGAGCGCCGCATGCCGGGCGATCTCGTCCGGGCCGGCGTCGCGCTCTGCGGAGCGGTCGTGCAGGGGAACCCGGATGGGCACGGTGTCCGCGACGTACAGCCTCGGCTCCTCGCCGTCCATCCGGATCGAGGTGCGCAGCACGTCGTGGCGGGCGACGATGCCGGCCAGCAGCCGTTCCACCTCCCCGGCCGAGGTGAAGCTCACCCGCCGGACCGCGGCGACCAGGTTGAACACCCGCCGGTCCGGCGCGAGCCGATCCGCGAACCACACCCGTTCCTGCGCGTACGACAGCGGGAAGGGCCCGCCGGACGTGAGCCGCGGGATGGCCGGAGCCGCGGCGGTCTCCGCGTGGCGCAGCTTCTCCAGGAGCGCCCGCTTCGCCGGGGACAGCGCCGCGTCGCCGTTCGGACGTCCGTTCATGAGCGGCATGATTCTGGCCGCCGTCGCGGGCCAACAAGGATCGCGAGAATGCCTGACCATTTCTCGCCACCGGCCTTCCACGCCGCCCGGTCCGCGGTGATGCTGCGCGATGTCAACGGACCGGCGGGACTCGACCTCGCCTTTGTGGCAGTGCCGGGGGTGAACACGATTGGGGACCTCGCGCAACACGCGGGAACCGGGCGGACAGGTCGCGGCCGGTCGGGCGCGCGAGCTGCCGGACCTCGCGCTGATCGACCTGGTACGGCGGCAGGCCGCCCGGACCCCGCGGGCGGTGGCCGTCCGCCATGGCGCCGACCACCTCACGTACGAGGAGCTGCTGCGGCGGGCCGGCCGGGTGGCGGTGCGGCTGCGCCGGCGCGGGGCCGGGCCGGGTGCGGTGGTGGCCGTCCGCGTCGGCCGCAGCGCGGACATGCTCGCCGTCCTGCTGGGCGTGTCGGCCTGCGGCGCGGCCTACCTGCCGATCGACCCGGGCGATCCCGCGGCGCGGGTGGCCCACGTGCTCGCCGACAGCGGCACGAGCCTGGTGGTCACCGAGCCCGGGCTGGCGCCGGCCGGCGTCCCCGCGCTGCACGCCGCCGACCTCCTCACCGGGACCGAACCGGGCGAGGCGGAACATGGACCGGTCCGGGTCGATCCCGGCAGCCCCGCCTACGTGCTGTACACGTCCGGCTCCACCGGCCGGCCCAAGGGCGTGGTCGTGCCCCATCGCGCCCTCGTCAACTTCCTGCTCTGGGCGCGCGACCTGGTCGACGCCGGGCCGGCCCACGTTTGGCTCGCGCTGACGGCGCTGTCGTTCGACATCTCGGCGCTGGAGCTCTACCTCCCGCTGATCAGCGGCGGGAGCTGCGTGATCGCCGGTGCGGCGCAGGCCCGCGATGGCGACGCCGCGGCCGAGCTGATCCGCGCGCACGGCGTCACCCACGTCCAGGCGACCCCGTCGGGCTGGCGGGTGCTGCTGACCGCCGACGTCCCGCCGGTGGTGGCGCTGGCCGGCGGCGAGCCGCTGCCGGCGCGCCTCGCCCGGCAGCTGCGGTCCCGGGTGAGCCGCCTGGTCAATGTGTACGGACCGACGGAGACCACCATCTGGTCCACCTCGTGGGAGGTCCCCGCCGAGCCCGGCCCGATCCGCATCGGGCTGCCCATCGACAACACCACGCTGCACGTCCTCGACGCCGCCGGCGAGCCCGCGGCGTCCGGCGAGCTGCTCATCGGCGGCGCCGGGGTCGCCGACGGCTACCTCGGGCGGCCAGCGCTGACCGCCGAACGATTCGTCCCGGACCCGGCCGGGCCGCCGGGGGCGCGGCTGTACCGCACCGGCGACCTGGTGCGGTATTGCGCGGACGGGACCCTGCAGTTCGCCGGCCGCGCCGACAACCAGGTCAAGCTCCGCGGCCACCGGATCGAGCTCGGTGAGATCGAGGCGGTGCTGGAGGAGCACCCCGCGGTCCGGCAGGCGGTGGTGAAGGTGCAGGGCGAGCTGATGGCCGCGTTCGTCGTGGGGTCGGCCGACGGGCTGCGCGAGCACGCGGCGCGCCGGCTGCCGTCGTACATGGTGCCGGCCCTCGTCTCGGAGGTGGACCGCCTTCCGCTCACGCCGAACGGCAAGGTGGACCGGCGGGCGTTGCCGGACATCCGGGTACCCAGCGGGGCCGGGGCCCCGGCGGGTGACCCGCTCGAGCGCACGGTGGCGCAGGCGTTCGCCGAGGCGCTGGACCTCGACGCGGTGGGCGCCGACGACGACTTCTTCCAGCTGGGCGGCACCTCTCTCACCGGCGCCGTCGTCTCCGCCGCGCTGCGGGGACGGCTGGCCCTGGACGTCCGCTCGCACGTCCTGTTCACGCATCCCACCCCGGCGGCCCTGGCAGCCTGGCTGCGGGACGAGGCTGTGCCGGCGGCACAGGTGACCCCGTCGGGCGCGACCGAGTACCCGCTCAGCCCATTGCAGTTCCGGATCTGGCTGTCGCACTCGCTCGACCCGGCCAGCACGATGTACACCGTCCCCCTGGTGCTGGACATGCGCGGCGACCTCGACCGGGCGGTGCTGCGCTCGGCGGTACGCGAGCTGGCACGCCGGCACACGACGCTGCGTACGGTGGTCGAGGCCCGCGACAGCGGTCCGGTCGCCAGGGTGCTCGACACGCTCCCGGAGCTCGAGGTGGCGCAGCGGCCGGACGGCGTGTTCGACGCGAGCAGCGAGGCGTTCCTGCGGCGGCCCTTCGACCTCGCCGCCGACCCGCCGCTGCGCGCGCTCCTGCTCACCGCGCCGGACCGGCACCGCCTGGTGCTGGCGTTGCACCACCTGGCCGTCGACGGCAGGTCCACCGAGATCATCCTGGCCGAGCTGGGCGAGCTGTACGACGCGCTGCTGCGCGGCTCGCCGCCGCGGCTGCCGGCCGCCCCCGACTTCGCCGACGCGGCCCGCCGGCAGGCCACCCAGATCGACGACGGCCAGCTCGACTTCTGGCGGGACCACCTGTCCGGCGCGCGGCCCGCCCGGCTCCCGGTCGACGTGGCCCGCCGGCCGGCCGGCGTGGGCCCACACCGCGCCCGCGACCTTCCCCCGGAGGTTCGCGTGGCGATCGAGCGCCTGGCCCGGCGGTGCGGCACCACGTCGTTCGTGGTGCTGCTCGCCGCGTTCGGCACCCTGCTGGGCCGCTGGACCGGGCAGCGGGACGTCTGCGTCGGCGTGCCCGTCTCCCGGCGGGACGGTCCGGGCGCCGCGTCGACGGTGGGCTTCTTCATCAACACCGTCGCCGTGCGGATCGGCCTGGACGGGACCGCGTCGTTCGCCGAGCTGGCCGCCCGGCTCGGCGAGCGGTGGGCCCGGATCCAGGCCAACGCGGACGTCCCGTTCGACCGGGTGCTCGCCGCGACCGGGCTGGAACGGCCGTTCTCGGTCTGGTTCAACCACCTCGGCGCGCCCGAGTCGGCGCCTTCGATGACCGGCGTGCGGACCGGCATGGCGCCGCCCGTCCCGCACCCGGCCATCTACGACCTCAACGTCTACCTGACCGACGACGGCGAGCGGCTGGCCGTGACGGTGGTCGGTGACGCGGCGACCTTCCCGGCCGAGCTGGCCGCCGCGGTGCTGGACCAGTACGAGCAGGTGCTGACCGCCCTCGTCGCCGACCCGGGCCGGGACCCGTCGCGGTTCCCGCTGCGGGTCGCCGAGACCGGCCCGCCGCGTACCGAGGCTTTACCCGCCGCTCGCGCGGTGCGGGAGCTGGCCGGCCGGATGGCCACGGGCGGCGCAGCCGTCGCCGGGGAGCGGGGCATCCGCTCCGCCGCGGAGCTTCACGAGGACGCGCGGCGGGTCGCCGCGGCCCTGCAACGCGCCGGCGTCGTCCGCGGCGCCACCGTGGCCGTCGTCGCGACCCGGTCCGCCGCCCTGCCGTCGCTGCTGCTCGGCAGCTGGCTGGCGGGTTGCCGGCACGCCGTGCTCGATCCCGCACTGCCGGCGTTGCGCCTGGCCGCGAGCGTGGCATCGGTAGCGCCGGCGGCCGTGTTGTCGCACCGCGACGAGCCCGCCGCCCGCGACCTCGTGCGGGCCGGCGGGGGACCGGCGCTGATCGGCATCACCGACGCCGGCGAGGTCTGCGTCGAGGGTGCGGCGCCGCCGCACGCGCCGCGCGGCGGCGCCGGGCACATCCTGTTCACCTCCGGCACCACCTCCGGCCCCAAGGCCGTGGTGGCCGGGCCAGGCCCGCTCGTGCACTTTCTGGACTGGTACTGCCGCGCGTTCGCGCTCTGCGCCCGGGATCGGTTCGCTCTGCTCGCCGGGCTCGGACACGACCCAGTCCTGCGGGATGTCTTCACGCCGCTGTGGTGTGGCGGCCGGCTGCACGTGCCGCCGGCCGGGCTGTCCCCGCGGGATCTCCTGAGCTGGCTGGCGGCCGAGCGGATCACAGTCGTCAACCTCACCCCGCAGCTGTCCCGCATGCTCGCCGGCGCCGCGGAGGCGACCGGACTGCGCCTGCCCGGCCTGCGCCTGGCCTGCCTGTCCGGCGACCAGGTCACGCCGCGCGACGTCCGGGACCTGCTCGGCCTCGCCCCGGGCACGGAGGTCGTGCTGGGCTACGGCGCCACCGAGACGCCTCAGCTGCCATCGCTGCGCGTTGTCACGATGCGCGACGCGCAACGATGGGCCGACCGACGCGGCTGGGGAGCGACACTACCGCTGGGGCCCGGCGCTCCCGGTGCTGAGCTGGCGGTCGTCACCGCCGCAGGCCATCCGGCCGCGACCGGCGAGGTGGGCCAGATCGTCGTCCGCGGCCGGCACCTCGCCCTCGGCTATCTCGACGCCGAGCTGACCCGGGCGCGCTTCACCGCGGATCCGGCGCCGGGCGTGCGGCGTTTCGAGACCCGGGACGCCGGGCGCCGGCTGCCGGACGGCACCATCGAGTTCCTCGGCCGGCTCGATGCCGACGAGGTCAAGATCCGCGGCCACCGTGTCGCGCCCGCCGAGGTCGACGCGGCGCTGCGCGATCACCCCCGGGTACGCGAGTGCGTCACGCACGCCCAGCGGATCGGCGCCGATCTCGAGCTGGTCTGCCACATACGCACCACCGACGGCGCCCCGATCGGCGTCGCCGAGGTGCGCGCCCATCTGACCCCCCGCCTGCCCGGCCCCACGATTCCCACCCTGGTGATGCACATGGACTCCTTCCCCCTGACCCCCAACGGCAAGGTCGACCACGCCGCGCTGCCGGCGCCGGTCACCGGCCGCCCCGGCCCCGCGCCGTCCGGCCCGGACGGCGTGAACGACCTGGAGCGGCTGGTCCGCGACGTGTGGGGGCCGTGCTCGGGGTCGACGTCGGTCCCGAGGACAACTTCTTCGACCTGGGCGGCACCTCGGTGCGGATGGCCGCCGTCCACGCCGCCCTGCATGCGGAGCTCGGGCGCGAGATCCCGCTGCTGGCCCTCTACGAGCACGCGACCACCCGAGCCCTCGCCGGCTACCTCGGCGGAAACCGCCCGGCCCCGGCGCGGTCGTCCCGGTCGCGCTCCTCGGCGGCCGCCGAGGAGCGCGACCGGCGGCTCGCCGCCCGGCGCGCCCGCTGACCCGGCCCGGCCCGACCCGGAAGCGGTTCTGCCCCGGCCGGTGGCCGGGGCAGAACCTCGGGGACGTGAACATAGGTCGTCAGATCATCGCCGCGCGCACCGTCTCCAGGAACTGGTTCCGGTCGCCGAACGCGCCGGCCGTCGACGAGACCAGGAGCTGGGTGGCGCCCGCGGCGGCGAGCGCCTCGGCCCGCGCGCTCACCTCGGTATCGTCGCCGATGGCACTGAGGGCCCGGATCATCGTCTCATCGGGGCGGCCCGCGGCGAGCTGCGCGCCGAACCCGCTGGCGGCGAAGAGCCGCTTGTACGTGGGCACTCGCAGATAGTTGGCGAGATAGTCGCCGAACCTCGCCCGCTCGACCACGGCGTCGGCGGTAACCGCCGCGGGGAGCAACACGGCCACGTCGAAACCGGCGCCCCCGGCCCAGCGCCCGTCGGTACGGCGTTCCAGCCCGCGCCGCAACGCCGGCATGGCAGTGTCCCGCAGATACTCGGGGGTGCACATCGTCAGCACCACCCCGTCGGCGAGCTCTCCCGCCAGCTCGAGCATCCGCGGGCCGAACGTGCCCAGATACACCGGAACGTCCGGCCGCCGGCTCTGCGCCGGCGGGTAGAAGACGTGCCCGCTGAACCAGGTACCGTCGTGGTCGGCCTCGCCGTCCCGGACCGCGTCGAGCACGATCCGCAGGTACTCCCGCATGGCCGCGACGGCGGGCGGCGCGGCGCCCGCGCCCACCATCCACTCGCCCACCCCGCGGAGCCCGAGGCCGAGCCCGAGCGCGAACCGCCCGCCGGACAGCTCGTCCAGGGTCAGCGCCGTGGACGCCATCACGACCGGCGGCCGCGAGTACAGGGGCAGGATCGCGCTGCCGAGCGTCATCCGTTTGGTGCGGGCCGCCAGCGCGGCCAGCACGGTGCCGACGTCCCACCGGCCGGGCATCTGGACCAGCCACAACGAGGAGACACCCTGGTT
Coding sequences within:
- a CDS encoding acyl carrier protein, coding for MLGVDVGPEDNFFDLGGTSVRMAAVHAALHAELGREIPLLALYEHATTRALAGYLGGNRPAPARSSRSRSSAAAEERDRRLAARRAR
- a CDS encoding non-ribosomal peptide synthetase → MVRHSRDPCWPATAARIMPLMNGRPNGDAALSPAKRALLEKLRHAETAAAPAIPRLTSGGPFPLSYAQERVWFADRLAPDRRVFNLVAAVRRVSFTSAGEVERLLAGIVARHDVLRTSIRMDGEEPRLYVADTVPIRVPLHDRSAERDAGPDEIARHAALATGMREYDLENAPLWRVELVKLPGDEMMVVIAAHHVIMDGTSFQRFGFEIGGLLPAAEPPVRFADFTSWQREQAGSGGFEAELSYWRERLRDLPAPLELPFDRRRTARLSLDGATIGVPLPAPTVDAVRALGRELGATPYLTLLACFVALLHRWTGERDVVIGSSTSGRTRPEVEHVLGVFNNVTVLRTRIDRAMTFRALLDRVREGATEGFGHQDVPYEYLVRELAGGADGLLTVCFNMPTDQATPHMLDLPISLDGSHFDLTAHVRAEPDGGLRMEFEYSSELFDEDTVRRLLDQYAGLIGELLAEPDRPVATAHMPVSVTGAAHPADVRPLPELVLAQARRTPRATAVISGGDSLSYAELAHRARATAAALRARGVRAGTAVGVRLERGLDLPVAVLGTWLAGGVYVPLDPALPDERTRLILAETGAVLVDGPLDGEPAVGTTETGPGPGDPAYVIYTSGSTGRPKGAVVTHAGIANRVLWAVREHGFGPADRMLHKTRSSFDAHVWELLAPLVSGGAVVMAPPGAEEDPEAMLRAVAEHRVSVLQVVPSVLTLLAEVSWSACTRLRLLFCAGESLYAELCRRVFARRPGIRIVNTYGPTECAIDVSAHVVDPAQVAGPIPIGRPIDGLRLSLLGRDGAPVPLLAPGDLYVAGPAVGLGYLGRPGLTAEAFVPDPAGGGERLYRTGDRARMGADGVLEFLGRRDHQVKINGYGWSRARSRRPCSATAPSGRPPSPPGTGA
- a CDS encoding LLM class flavin-dependent oxidoreductase gives rise to the protein MDRHAAAQPAEPGRVKPRIGVVLEPQGLSVPETLERADLVENQGVSSLWLVQMPGRWDVGTVLAALAARTKRMTLGSAILPLYSRPPVVMASTALTLDELSGGRFALGLGLGLRGVGEWMVGAGAAPPAVAAMREYLRIVLDAVRDGEADHDGTWFSGHVFYPPAQSRRPDVPVYLGTFGPRMLELAGELADGVVLTMCTPEYLRDTAMPALRRGLERRTDGRWAGGAGFDVAVLLPAAVTADAVVERARFGDYLANYLRVPTYKRLFAASGFGAQLAAGRPDETMIRALSAIGDDTEVSARAEALAAAGATQLLVSSTAGAFGDRNQFLETVRAAMI